A region of the Channa argus isolate prfri chromosome 3, Channa argus male v1.0, whole genome shotgun sequence genome:
TTTAAAATCTATAAGTGCATTGTGCTCGTCGTTCCAACTCGTCGTCACTGGGTAGGATAACTGTCTTGCGGGGAGTCAGCGGTAGAGCATTTTGCGCCGTCACCACCCTTCCTCCTCCCGTGCAGGCCGCGGTGGAGTCCAGAGAGCAGCTAGCCGGCCATCAGGCTACAGCGCAGCCTGTCtctctccaaaaaaaaaaaaaaaaaaaaccaacgaCCCGAGGTGGCAAACACTCGCCGGGAGGCTCCTCTCTTTGACTGTAAACAAAGGTGGATGCGATACTGCTTTACGTGTAAATGAGGAATCCCATCATGATGCGCCCGAGATTGTTGTCAGTCGCCACCAACCAGCGCTGTGTTCGGGGACTCCTCAAGATGGCGTCCGTGCGGCAATTCACAGTCAACAGCGCCTCCAGCAGGCCAGCGGGAAAACTACAGGGGTTCCCACACAAGTTCCCTTGGATCAAGCAGGATCGAGGGCACCAAGTGTGGTAGCAACAGCTGTGTGAAGCCAGCACACTCTGATCGCCAGAATAAGAAATGATTACTCTATTATTTCAATATAAAACGACTTTTAAAGGGATGACTGCTGTTAATTGagtaaagttgtttaaatgatAACTACATTTAAATGACTGGCGCCCACTCAATAGGATACTGCGTTTCTTTCTTTAAAGAGCTGCTCAAGATTCATTTAGGTGAATTAATAAAGCAAACACAATAGTAAAACTTCTCAAAACACTTATCTGTACCTTCCTACTACCAATTTTATTGTACCTTACTCACACTTTAGGTCACATTAACTACTCGGTTGTTGAGTTCCATATATTCCCTCAGATTCTCACTGATGAGTTTATCTGTAGAACCCAGGATCATTACAACTAAGCGTTTGCAGACAAAGTGTAAGACccaacaaatgaaacaaatatttaattccAGCATTTCTATGTAGTTTCACCATTCCCTTCACTACTAGCTCTTGAACACAACAGTATAAATGCTGTCTGGAGGCCTTGCACATGACACCATTTTTACAACTCATGATAATTTTTTGGGGTGTTTTAGGTATGAAACTGCCTTCATTCCCAGAGAACAACACATGAAGCCAGTGCCCAATGTTAGCTAGGCTGTCCACCAAAGTCTGTGAACCTTGAGATTCTGTGACAGCACAGATTCAACTTTGAGACAAAATGAGCTGAGCAAAGGTTGACAGGTGCTTTAGACACAAATTAATGCACTGTTAACCATTTATTGCTATCACAGATGTCAAGTTTTGATTTGACCAGTGGTATCGGAGGCAGCAAATACATTGTGTTACCATCACTGTGATAATACATTAACATAGTAAAAACTTTGGACCATCCATCTGAAATTTCTAATTAGGGTCCTAGATTAAAGTTTATCACCAGCAGCCACCAAGAACTTCTACAATCATAGTTCTGCatcagaacaaatgaaaaattaatgtgtgacattttaatttcattcagATACATAGTCTTAGAAACAGATGATGTTCTggtctgattttattttagtgaaAGATGTTTTCTGTGCGTCTGGGTGAGAAATTTGACCCTGAGGCTATCATCAGGGTTGCTCTCAGCTTGGATTTGTAGGGGacacatttataaaagaaaTTCCTGTTCCTGAGTTTAATATGCATCATACGTTGTATTATGGTAAGTGTGGGAGGAAAGTCAGGTTATATCTGTCTCCTTTGCGTCTGAAATATTCCCTTCAAAATGTTCATGACTGTGCAACTCAGCTACAATACACACGCAGTTGCAATATTCAAGTTATAATAGTTTCAGTTGTGTATTCACAAGACCTATTCAAAACTATACTGAAGATCAAagatatatatacatatatacatttttttctttcttttagaaaaaaactgcatctaatttttaaatcattttttttcctcttacttATTTTGTCATATGTCTAGtcacctatttttttttttattaggtagCAACACTGTATCTCTAAAACACTGGTCACAAATATCAGTATAGTCTAATCCCTTTAAGTTAAGATTTTGTAACATGCCCATCCAGATCTAATTCCAAATGATCACCCAATATAAACAAAGCTAATACATTTGTGTCCTCATATTAATACTAATCTTAATACTTTCaccagtctgtctgtgtggattGTGTTGCTGACATCTTTACAACATAAAGTTTCTAAGTAATCTGATTTAAAGatgtgtatattttgtaaaagtcAGACTTTACTTTAAAGTAAAGTATTTGTAATGATGACCTTGACCTGGCAAAGACAAATACAGTCATAGTGGTCAAGTTAACAGTTAAAGTCTtataatttatgtatttgttttatttagctttattttatcttttgcaTTTTCAGTATATGGTAAgtggtaaatgataaatgatctgcacttatatagcacttttctacctattggcactcaaagtgctttacactgcttcttattcacccattcacactcatcaataacacacactcatacaccgatgggggagctgctatgtagctggccaacactcaccgggagctcAGACTCAGACATGTATTTCACGAAATTCTCCGATACATCCCTCTTCAGATATGCCATGATATGACAGGGGCAATTTTCATtaggataaatgcagagggttgtgtcaggaagggcatccgacgtaaaacacatgccaaattaaaaatgcaaataatgacTTTCACACCGCAATTGACTCCCATACCCGATTgttcggggcccgggttaacaacgaccacgaccggtgctgttgacctataGGGTACTAGTGAAAATTGGACTACCGTTGGGccaagaaggagaggaggaaggtgagTTCATAGACAGAGAGCGAAGagaaaagctaagaatgtaggactgacagtagggactttgaatgttgggactatgacagagaAGGcaagagagttgatcgacatgatgcggagaaggaaggtggacatactgtgtgtccaggagaccaggtggaaaggtagcaaagctagaagcttaggaacagggttcaagttgttctaccatgggtcagataggaagagaaatggagtaggagttatactgaaagaggagtttgtgaggaacgttctagaggtgaaaagagtatcagacaggttgatgagtctgaagctggaagttgaaggcgtgatgttcaatgttgttagtggttctgcaccacaggtaggatgtgagttagaagagaagaagaaattctggagtgagttagatgaagtgatgcagaacatccccagaggtgagagagtggtcattggtgcagatttcaatgggcatgtaggtgaagggaacagaggtgatgagaatgttatgggcaggtttggtcttcaggacaggaatgcggaaggtcagatggtggaagttgaatggtaaattgtctgcacttacatagcgcttttctacctattggcactcaaagcactttacactgcttctcattcacccattcacactcacacaacgatgggggagctgctatgcagctggccaaccctcaccgggagcaactaagttggggttcagtgtcttgctcaaggaaacttcgacatgtgacctgaggagccagggattgaaccaacaactgcgggattggtggacaaccgctctactttcctgcaccacagttgcccgcAGttcaaaaaggaagaatgttgtgtagttttcagggaggaactgagacagaccctgggtggtttggaggtgcttccaggtGACTGGaacactacagctaatgtgatcagggagacaggtaggagggcactcggtgtgtcatcaggagagaggaaagtggacaaggagacttggttgtggaacgaggaagttcaggagtgtatacagagaaagaggtcagctaagaagaagtgggacactgagaggactgaagagagtagacaggagtacagggagatacagcgtaaggtgaagatagaggtggcaaaggccaaacaaagagcatatgaggacttgtatgttaggttggacactaaagagggagaggtggatttgtacaggttggccagacaaagagatagagatgggaaggatgtgcagcaggttatggtgattaaagataaggatggaaatgtattgacaggtgccaggagtgtgatgggaagatggaaggagaactttgaagagtggatgaatgagaaaaatgaaagagaatgaagagtagaagaggtgactggtgtggagcaggaagtagcaaagattagtaagagtgaagtgaggagggtgttgaagaggatgaagagtggaaagccagttggtcctgatgacaaacctgtggaggtatggaagtgtctaggagaggtggcagtagagtttctgactagtttgtttaacaagatcttggagagtgagaagatgctgaggactggaggagaagtgtactggtgcccatttttaagaacgatggagatgtgcagagctgtggcaactacagaggaataaagctgatgagccaaacaatgaagttgtgggaaagagtagtggaagctcggctaagggcagaggtgaacatttgtgagcagcaatatggtttcatgcctagaaagagaacaacagctgcagtatttgctttgaggatgctaatggagaagtacagagaaggtcagagggagttgcattgtgggttcgtagatttagagaaagcgtatgacggtgcagagagaggagctgtggtattgtatgaggacgtctggagcggcagagaagtatgttagagtggtgcaggacatgtatgagagctgtaagacagtggtgaggtttGCTGAGCAGAGGTgcaagaaggtgcaggactttaagtacttagggtcaacagagAAACGCAGAGTGTGGATAAGAGGTGAAGAGTGCACTTTTGTGCATTCTTCAAGTCTCTAGTGCAAGCacgttggaacgggtggagaaaagtgtcagttagatgtttcggagataaagtcagagaggccagattaaggtggtttggacatgttcagaggagagactgtgaatatatcggtagaaggatgctgaggtgggagctgccaggcaggaggtctagaggaagagcaaagaggacatttatggatgtagtgagggaggacatgaagttggttggtgtgagtgaagaggatgcagaggatagagttagatggaggcacatgattcgctgcggcgacccctgaaagggaacagccgaaaggaaattAAGAATTTTCATGGGAAGATACTTCCACCTCACCCATCGAAAAGCATTGATTCGGCCTACACTGTCCCACTGCTGCTGTCCAAAATCGTGCCTTAGGAAAGGTACTTTAGAAGCATTTAGAAGAATTCATTCCAGAATTCTGATAGGCAGTCTCCTCCATCATCATACCCCATGTCAGGTGTTCCATCTCAATATCTTGAGGTCCATCATTTCAGAAATGTGCTATGAGCTCTGGCAGTACCTGCCCTCTGTGGACAACTACAATTCTCTTCCCTCTTTCACTAGATGGCATGGTTTGTGTTGAAAGAAGGGTGGAATCATTCAGAATCAGTTGCTCATTTTTCAGATAAGGCTCCAACAAAAACTATGTTGCTGCTCTCAAAAACATCTCCACTCTCATTCTCAATGATATTTCTATCCTCTGTTGATGTAGTGAAGAGTCATTACTTGTAGTGCTTCCAAGTAATATCACTCCAGGGCTTACTGTTTCAAATGTGGCAGTCGGTGAGTGTGTAGCAACAGAATCTGGGGGAGAATGTGAGAGGTCTCCCGAATCTCCAAAGATGTGGACAAATGTTTGCTGTGAATGTGTGGAatgtcattttttcccccccatgtGGTCAAATAAAACCTAAGAGGAAGCTTTGTGCCACTGTACAATTATCCAACTGTGACTACATCTTCAACTGTTACCTCTCGATAATCTTTGAGATCTATCtcaaaaactgttaaaagcCCCCAACTCATTTGGAAAGAACAGGCCAGTTGCTTCCTGTATCAAATCCCTTTTCTGAGCATCCTTTGAAATGTCAACTTTTCttgttcctcctcctcatttggCTCTAACTTGCTTGAAAAGCTATTTTTCTTCATCATAATCCAATCTCTAATTTATATTTGTCTTcagtgcatttcttttttttgagtTGGTTGGGAAAGCCCACTTTGCTTTGTGCTACTGCTTCCTCCTTCATCATAGGGTTTTCTTTGGGCCAATTGTGTTTTCAGACGGTCAAACAGCTTTGATTTGCGAGTGTTGTTCTGTTTTCCTTCCGCCCACGAAATCCTGACACTGCTAGGAGATCCCCATATGACGGCAAACAAGTTTTTAATTCTTCATCTGTCACCAGTTGAATTGTGCTGGCACCAATCGAAACAGGGACAATTtttcaaaagaaacagaaaaatagaTAATGATTAGATAACAACTGGTTCTTGATAATCATTCAATCAACAATCATTTAGAAGGAATAAAACAATTCTATAGTTTAGTTTTATGAGTGAAATATTCTGCTTTTGCAGTAAAGCACCTTCTCATGCATTAGGGTCTTCGTTGTTTCCTCAGGAACATTTCTCTGTCTCAAGAAGTCACTGAGGTCGTCCATCCtgtaaacatacattacattgaAAGCTACAGTTATCATACATTCATCATACACAAAGGTCTTTGACTACAGATGAGCTACGATTTAGCAAGTGAAGCTGGCACTGCGTTTTAATTTTACAAGTGGGCTGTAATCTTAATGCACCagtcaatatatatatatgagtgGATATATAGGGTGATCATTTTTTCCAAATCTGTGACAACACGACcagaaaacatctttttataGTCATGAACTACTATTGGTAGTTAATTTTGACAATTTGATCTTCACAGTGCACACTGGAGCATTTCTAGACGAGTTAGGTTTATTTTAAACTCAATACTAACTTTAGCTTGTAGGGTATTAAGTCATGGGACAAACACACTTCAGTGTGTTACATTTTGCAGATACTACATGTAACAAATGGATAGATATGTAACCAAAGTAGAGCTGGATAGCTTAATATTCAGAAAGTGTACAATAAACTGAATGTAACCACCAAGTACTCACCACaaagtatctcattattttgacttagtaaGTCATAACTTtgagattcaagattcaaacaactttatggATCCTATAGAGAAATtatgttgccttgttacagctgctctccacataAAAAGTaggaaacaaagtgaaaaaattcTACCAAACCAAGACATTaagcaaattaaattaaactattgatcaattttttttttttgtcctttcggcttatcccatgagttcagggtcgccacagcggatcatcgtccgtatgttgatttggcacagtttttacgccggatgcccttcctgatgcgaccctccccaaattctaccgggtttgggccggcactgcacagctggagaggggaatgggctgttaggggttcagtgtcttgcccagagacacttcgacatagcCATAGCCAGGatcggggatcaaaccactgaccctgggggtctgtggatgactaccttaccagctgagctaagaaaaaacccagctatAGAAGTGaacctaaataaaataaaaaataatacatgtaattaaaacaatacaatttatGCATTTTGACCACTCAGTCCCcttctttttacagaagggggatgagttgaatagtttaatggccactgggagaaagaatCTCCTGTGGCGTTCTCACTTGACTGCGATCAGTCTCTGGCTTACAGACCCCCAggcttgtccaggtgggtgtagATGCGGTGTAGCAGGTGGATGAGAGCATTCTATGCCCCCAGCTATGGCCAATAAGCAAACTGGAGGGGGGATCCAGAGTTGGTTTCACCAGGGGCCCAAGGAAGTCCAGGACCTGTCTCTCCAACACTTTCATGATGTGGGAGGTTAGAGCCACAGGTCTGTAGCCACTGGGGCAGTTTTCCATCTAACAGGAACCTtctccagctgcaggctcagGCTGAAGATGTGCTGAAGGATTTCACATAGCTGTGGGGCACAGGCTTTCAGTACCCTGGGGGGCGACTTCATCAGGACCTGCAGCCTTTAAACAGATACAGGTTaatgattcccccccccccccccccccccagaggCAGAAACAGGCTTCCGTACTCATCCTTTTGAGCaatgcattaatttttttttaaaattacaaatcgttaaaaaaaaaaaaaaaaaagttttgcacatttttaattaaaatgcccGATCTTCGTGGGCCAGCCCAGAGCTCGGGCCCAGGACCAGTGGCTTGCAGGGGCCTCTCTCCATAATGCAGAGCAAATCATTTACACTCTGACCAACAGCACACACGGCAGCGTTGACTCCTGTGGAACTTACTGAAATAAAACCATCAAACACATGTGACATTAAAAGAATAAACGCGTGCGCATCCTAGTTGAGCTAAATGAACgtgtagggaaaaaaaagggagcaGGGCCTGCAGAAAGTCGGTGGATACCCCCTATGCCCCGTGAACGAGGCGACAAAATAATATCACGTGATCCAAAATGGGCAGTCCTCTGACGGTGCTGAAAAAAGCCATTTTCTGGCGCTGCTGCAAATTCTATCCAAGTCCAAGTAATTTACCTGGATCCTCGTTGGGAGGAGAGGGAAACTTTTATGTCTAATCAGGTAGGAACGACCCAAAGCCGATCGCGCTTTAGCGGATACATCTCGCCGCTGTTTTGCTGCGGCGCACACAAAGTGCACGGTgtcacattttctgtctctcttgttCGCCTCCTGATTCACTGTCAGTGAATTTAAGATGGCTGCTTTGTGTACCAGTGGGATTTTTAGTGGCTCTGTAGCCCTTCGGTGTCGGTGTTTTCACTGGGCGTGTGTTGGTCGTGGTGCTCGCTCGGGCGGCGGAGCTCCGGAGACATTGGAAACGCTCTTTGTTGGTCCGCTTGTCGAGGAGCGGAGCTGATGCACAAGATGAGGCCAGACGGTGCGATTCAATAGTCGGCTGCTGTGTACCACCGTGCAGCCAGCATTTAGCTGCACGGCTCCCGTTTTCCAAAGggcttttttcctcctccaacATGTGGTTGATGTCGTTTTTGCTGGCCACCAGCTTTCTTTGTTGTGGTTTCCCAACCTGCTGCCCCAAGGACGAGCTGCAGACATTGTCTGAGAGGAGCTCAGTGGCAGCCACTCAGTGACCACACGGGAGAGCACTAACAGTCCCCACAAGCATCAACGTTCTGCCCATTTACATAGGCTGCCATGCCCGTGTGTGTGTAACAAGAACATCTCCTTGTGTCCTTTGCTTCCTCTGCAGATCTGTCCAGATGGATAAAATGCAGCCCAACCGGATCAAAATCACAGATTTGAATCCCCACCTCACATGCCCACTATGCGCTGGTTACTTAATAGATGCTACAACCATCGTAGAGTGTCTGCACTCCTGTAAGTTTCTCACATGAAAGCATTACATTACATTGCATTGCATGCATGCATATTGATTGTTAACCCCAGTGAGAAATGGCCTCACCACAGACCTCATGCATTTGTTGGGATAGCAGGGAAGTGGACATAATGTCAAGCCTTATGCTGTGACCTCCATCTTAATGGTGATTTTAATGCTCGTAGGCTTAGAGGAAGACCACTTTAGAGAAAACCTGCCCATTCTTTAATTATATGATGCACAGAAAGCAACACTGAAGTTTTGGGTGACACTGTGTAGGAGGCATTTgttcagctttgatttaaatCTGGAAGATGTCACGCTGAGGTCACGTTTAGGGCTTTCTCTCATCTGTCCGTTTCCTTTCTCTCGGTTTAGTTTGTAAAACCTGTATTGTTGCCTTCCTGGAAACAAATAAATTCTGCCCTCGATGCGACGTCCAGGTTCACAAGACATGTCCACAGCTTAGCATCAGGTAAGCAGCAATGGTTTAGATCAGCCTTTTAAAAGACATCTGAATGCAATGTGTGCCATCtctaattatataaaaatgtgtttttctagaGCCGACAAAACTCTACAAGATATTGTGTATAAGCTTGTTCCAGGGTTATTCAAAGGTTAGACCACATTTTGTGAAAATGCACAGCAACAAATGATCTCTAAGCCAGATCTTAGTCATAGTCCTTTATAGTTAGGTTTCTTTCttatgatgcattttttttttaaacactgaaccCAGATGAGATGAAACGGAGGCGGGACTTCTACGCCGAGAATCGTGTGCTGGAACCAGGGGAAGTGGTGGAGACGTTTAACATAGCGGAGGATGAAATCGTCAGTCTGTCCATCCAGTTCTACGAGAGGAACAAGTGAGTTGCTTCTTGAGTTCTcgtttttttacaaaaaaacgGCAAAGTGCGTTCTCAGTGCTCTCTGTTTACCGGAAAGTCACTGGTGAAACGAGTGGAAAAGCAATGAGACATAATTACCTGATTCTGCACATAGTCAAAACAATAAAGTGGAATTACCttaaaaatccaaaatgcaAATCCAAAAGAAAAGGCTAATCGTGGACATGTGAGAACGCTGTACAAGACCTGACTTTCTGCCTGAAAGTCAAATGACTTATTTATGTTAATCTCAGTAAATATGAGTTTTTCTAAGTGTGAAAAGAATACTTCATTATTATTGAACACCGTTGCTTTGTTCTCAATATTTTCCTGCAGGAGCAATGAGAGGCAGCATTCAGAGATGGAAGGAGACAAGGTAAAAACTGATTTCAGTTAAGAAGCAAGGTTGGGTGAAGCAGTACTTGAAGCCTACACACTTCACGTTTAATGTGGTTTTCCAGACTCCACCCTGGATTTATACGCCCCCTCTCCACTCTGTTCTTTGTTCTCAGTCCAATGGTAAACGCTTCCTGCAGTGCCCAGCAGCCATGTCCGTCATGCACTTAGCAAAGTTCCTTCGGAGCAAAATGGACATTCCTAACAACTACCGGGTAATTAGATCCAATGCACCCATTCACGAAAAAACACGTAAAATTACTTTTCCCTCCGTCACAACCGCAAACACTGCTGCACGGGTTTGTTCATAATAATTTGCATACATTTGTCTGATGCAGCTCTGGCAGTCCCAGTCTGAAGGTTTCATGTGAAGAAAGAGACCCAATCATACGGTCTGTGTCCAAAGTTGGGGACATTGCCCAAAAACTGCATCGATATTAAGTCTGTCTagttgaacacttttttttttttttttttttcggtgtGAGATTAAGTTACACGTGGAAACGAAGAATAAGTCAGCTGCTCCAATTAGCGTAATGTACTTAATTAGCCACTAATGTATTTCTAGCTGGTAACGAGTGAAATAAGGTAAAACCCAAAACTAAGGTCATTCTTTAATTGTTAATTAAAGCTATTACAGGATATGATATTCGaatgtattatttatgtattaatatCACTGTGAGCAGTGTTTGTCCAGCagccacattttttttacctctgttGTTGCTTTCACCATTTACGAGATGTATTTCATACTCAGCTGTTTGTAATAACTTAATATAtgataatatataaaaacagtattAATTCCAGTTAGGCGACACAGTAAGCAGAGCTAGTTACCCCATATTTGCCACACACCTAAATGGCATTTCCTGCTGTGACCTGCTGGAATATGTTTTAACTTACCTTTAACCTGTTGGTTAATCGTCTACAACTGTAGCTGCAATCAGTCTTTGGGATGTTGTTCGAATCTTACGTcagaattgatttttttctttaattaaattacattttttgtaaagcAATGAGCGTACAGGTGGCTAGCTCGTCCTCAATAACTGTCCCTTGCTAGCTGCTAGCTCCATGTTACTATTTGGAAGCACATATAATTGATCTGGATTAGATTACACAGGATATTGCTATAATTAAAACCTGTATTCCGATATTATTCGTTACAACATAATGCATTTCTAAACCCAACTAGAAAAATATCATTCCTTCCTTTAATCAAATGCACACATTATGTGATGAGGTGCTCAAATAACAGTACTACCAGATAGCTAGAGCTTAAAATGCAGGACCAGTAGTGGTCATCGACAATAGAACTGGATTATCCAATATTGAGTTAATATTCAAGTAACAACAGTTTGTCAGCTCCAtacagaggtttttttttttttattagcatcACAATATGAATCGACTTTTCTAACCTGCACATAGTTGTAGTGCTGTGGTGAGTCAGCAGTGGCATATTTTGGCAGATTCAGTCCAAACTTACTGGCATCagcctttgaaaaaaaaaacagtttaaatttaGATTGTGTTTACAGCTTCCTTTGCTGTGTTGAGCCGATGAGCTCTGTTGCTCTTCTGTTGTACTTGACACATTGTCTAAAATGGGACTTTGCATTACAGGTGGAGGTGTTGTACGGAGATGAGCCCCTGAAGGATTACTACACACTAATGGACATCGCCTACTTCTATGAGTGGAGACGAGTAAGTGACAGCTTTTAAATTTCTGACCATTTCCTGAAGAATGTTTCTGCAAACCCCATTTTTAGTAAAGTTGGGAGtctttgcaaaatgtaaataaaaggagAATGGAATGATTGGCAAATAATTTGTAACCTATTTTTGATTGTAAGTAGTCCAGGGCAACATATTAACTGTcaaaattaagattttatttaatatgtgcTGATTTTTGAAATTGATGTGAGCAAGATATTTCAAAAAAGCCAGGACAGGGACACTTCTGGTACCGTGTTGCATCTCCTCTTCCTTTAACAAAATGCTGTAAGCTTTTCagctgtgctttattttttttaaagcaaaggcAGAAAGGATTTCAGCTGCTCTACATTTCATGtcctctgtattttatttttaattttttggcaTCTTCAAGTTCCAAAGGTTTTCAGTGGGGTGACAGGTCTAAACTGGAGACAGGTcagtttagcacctggactctttgACTGTGGAGCAATGCTGTTGTAATACATGCATAATGTGGTTTGACATTAAGTTGCTGAATTTACAAGACCTTCCCTAAAAAAGATGTTGGCAacatatgttgctccaaaacctgcATACAATGCCTATAAAGTATTCACCCCCATGGAAGGGTTTACTCTTTTACATTAgtatacagtaaaaacagtaaacCTGTTGGTGTGCTGCTTtagtttctgctgttttttttaataattcctATTGATGCTGCAGTAGTGTGATCGTcccctttaaaacaaacaaaacagtaggTTCATTTCATGAAATGTGGTGTTCAACATGTACGTATGGGCACAAATTGTTCGGATAACAGTCTTTgcaagctgtttttaaatgagacaaattaaattgaactaaaaagaaaatgagataCTTGgcatttttgccttttattgTACTGAAAGTGAAAGAAGGCAGATAGGAAATGTGAGGTTAGGGACAGGTGGGCATGATATGCAACACAAAATTCCTTACAACACCTGGGCACTGTAGTTGTCAACAAATGTTACAAAGAAGAGTAACGAGTGAAGTAGTATGAACAATGTTAAGATGTGGATAATAACAACTGCTTAAGTATTTCTTGCAGCAGGAAGACGAAtgtaggatttatttatttttatttttttttaaataaactccTGTACCTTTGCTAAGGAAATGAACGCACAACCTAGTGCCATAGTGTG
Encoded here:
- the LOC137123967 gene encoding polycomb complex protein BMI-1-like, whose translation is MDKMQPNRIKITDLNPHLTCPLCAGYLIDATTIVECLHSFCKTCIVAFLETNKFCPRCDVQVHKTCPQLSIRADKTLQDIVYKLVPGLFKDEMKRRRDFYAENRVLEPGEVVETFNIAEDEIVSLSIQFYERNKSNERQHSEMEGDKSNGKRFLQCPAAMSVMHLAKFLRSKMDIPNNYRVEVLYGDEPLKDYYTLMDIAYFYEWRRTGPIPLQYLVKPTRKRRRTSQSAAQGHSDGVNTSPTSESDSQSDKVHSPAAAQPPRASSQSSPASHNLSPAIQSSNGTTVPNNTQRHTLTSKQGSNARKVTVNGTNSGAGKEEARGGDKSGLPPTT